The following are encoded in a window of Sporichthya brevicatena genomic DNA:
- a CDS encoding GbsR/MarR family transcriptional regulator, whose protein sequence is MSSSAEAARPDGTTSGTDTLRTFVERMSLALHERGWGRMPARVYVALLCDQRDQLTARQLTEILGVSAAAISSAVNQLIDSGLVERDAVPGSRQEHYRLSPGGILDAVLRKQEAYPHLAELADEGVGVLGAASPGAERLGELAEFVRFMDGELKEIGERWKERRRS, encoded by the coding sequence GTGAGCTCCAGCGCCGAGGCGGCCCGGCCGGACGGCACGACCTCCGGGACGGACACCCTGCGCACCTTCGTCGAGCGGATGTCGCTCGCGCTCCACGAGCGCGGGTGGGGCCGGATGCCGGCCCGCGTCTACGTCGCCCTGCTGTGCGACCAGCGCGACCAGCTCACCGCGCGCCAGCTCACCGAGATCCTCGGGGTGAGCGCCGCGGCGATCTCCTCCGCGGTCAATCAGCTCATCGACTCCGGCCTGGTCGAGCGGGACGCGGTCCCCGGTTCCCGGCAGGAGCACTATCGGCTCTCCCCGGGCGGGATCCTCGACGCGGTCCTGCGCAAGCAGGAGGCGTACCCCCACCTGGCCGAACTCGCGGACGAGGGCGTCGGGGTCCTCGGTGCGGCCTCCCCGGGGGCCGAGCGCCTCGGTGAGCTGGCCGAGTTCGTCCGGTTCATGGACGGAGAACTCAAGGAGATCGGCGAACGTTGGAAGGAACGGCGCCGGTCCTGA
- a CDS encoding MMPL family transporter, producing MALLLYRLGRWCFRRRRWVAALWLVALLGGGVAAGTLAGETSDEFTIPGTESQKAIDLLAEKFPSSGVDGATARVVFTAPDGDDLRADSRREAIGRVVEELRSAPQVGVVVDPYEADAISPDGRTAYAQVQYLVQSMELTEEAREALTEAAEPARTAGLGVAFGGDASEAEQEESLAEVVGIVIAGFVLVLTLGSLVASGLPLLNAIVSVALSMMAITTATGFVELSSSASSLALMLGLAVSIDYALFILSRYRFELSNGRDPEEAVGRAVGTAGSAVVFAGLTVVIALAALSVVNIPFLTAMGLGAAATVVVAVIVALTLLPAVLGFAGERVKAGRLPGRLRRLGVPRADRPTLGARWVGLTLRHRVVAVVASVVGLLVLALPLLDLRLGMPGDDTRSTDTTQRQAYDQLAAGFGPGFNGPLMIAVEPRPGTDLTIAANTVRDRLGELEGVVAVTGPNLNEATDAAIVTVVPATGPTAAETTDLVNRIRGATGDAISDEANVELAVTGSTAILIDVSDKLDSALAPFLMVVGGLAFILLLLVFRSVLVPIKAVLGFLLSVAATFGAVVAIFQWGWFDAIGIGGEGPVISFLPIFMIGLVFGLAMDYEVFLVTRMREEFVHGAAPTQAVAVGFEQGARVVTAAAVIMMSVFFGFMLAPDPILQSFGFALGFGVLVDAFVVRMTLVPAVLSLLGRSAWWIPRWLDRVLPDVDVEGERLREQLDGRAPVGMVPVSDWPVVYGTVRSSDGTPLPGAIVTLTDLRGRQIGAGQVGADGSYLCRLEPGADGSTVVVITSAPGHRTGVTEARGVVGPTRRHAVLAREGVPGPDGSTNGVNGFGANGHGAAAGGVGTGGAWVGQLPR from the coding sequence GTGGCGCTGCTGTTGTACCGGCTCGGCCGGTGGTGCTTTCGCCGGCGACGCTGGGTCGCCGCGCTCTGGCTCGTCGCCCTGCTCGGCGGCGGCGTCGCCGCCGGCACGCTCGCGGGCGAGACCTCGGACGAGTTCACGATCCCCGGCACCGAGAGCCAGAAGGCGATCGACCTGCTGGCGGAGAAGTTCCCCTCGTCCGGTGTCGACGGGGCGACCGCCCGGGTGGTCTTCACGGCGCCGGACGGGGACGACCTGCGCGCCGACTCCCGCCGCGAGGCGATCGGCCGCGTCGTCGAGGAGCTGCGCTCGGCTCCGCAGGTCGGCGTGGTCGTCGACCCCTACGAGGCCGACGCGATCTCGCCGGACGGCCGGACCGCGTACGCGCAGGTCCAGTACCTCGTGCAGAGCATGGAGCTCACCGAGGAGGCGCGCGAGGCGCTGACCGAGGCCGCGGAGCCGGCGCGCACCGCCGGGCTCGGAGTGGCCTTCGGCGGTGATGCCTCCGAGGCGGAACAGGAGGAGAGCCTCGCCGAGGTCGTCGGCATCGTGATCGCCGGCTTCGTGCTGGTGCTGACGCTCGGGTCCCTCGTGGCGTCGGGCCTCCCGCTGCTCAACGCGATCGTCAGCGTCGCGCTGTCGATGATGGCGATCACCACCGCCACCGGGTTCGTCGAACTGTCCTCGAGCGCGTCGTCCCTGGCGCTGATGCTCGGTCTCGCCGTCTCGATCGACTACGCCCTGTTCATCCTGTCCCGGTACCGGTTCGAGCTCTCGAACGGTCGCGACCCGGAGGAGGCGGTGGGCCGTGCCGTCGGCACCGCCGGGTCCGCGGTCGTGTTCGCCGGTCTCACGGTCGTCATCGCGCTCGCCGCGCTGTCGGTCGTCAACATCCCGTTCCTCACCGCGATGGGCCTCGGCGCCGCCGCGACCGTGGTCGTGGCGGTCATCGTCGCGCTGACGCTGCTGCCGGCGGTCCTCGGCTTCGCGGGTGAGCGGGTCAAGGCGGGCCGTCTGCCCGGCCGGCTGCGCCGCCTCGGCGTCCCGCGCGCCGACCGGCCGACCCTCGGTGCCCGCTGGGTCGGTCTGACGCTGCGTCACCGGGTCGTGGCGGTCGTCGCCTCGGTCGTCGGCCTGCTCGTGCTCGCGCTCCCGCTGCTCGACCTGCGCCTCGGGATGCCCGGCGACGACACGCGCTCGACGGACACCACCCAGCGCCAGGCCTACGACCAGCTGGCCGCGGGCTTCGGCCCCGGCTTCAACGGCCCGCTGATGATCGCCGTCGAACCGCGGCCGGGCACCGACCTGACGATCGCCGCGAACACCGTGCGGGACCGTCTCGGCGAGCTCGAGGGAGTTGTCGCCGTCACCGGCCCGAACCTGAACGAGGCGACCGACGCCGCCATCGTCACGGTCGTCCCGGCCACCGGTCCGACCGCGGCCGAGACCACCGACCTGGTCAACCGGATCCGCGGCGCCACCGGCGACGCGATCAGCGACGAGGCCAACGTCGAGCTGGCGGTCACCGGGTCGACGGCGATCCTCATCGACGTCTCGGACAAGCTCGACTCCGCGCTCGCGCCGTTCCTGATGGTGGTGGGCGGGCTGGCGTTCATCCTGCTGCTCCTGGTCTTCCGCTCCGTCCTCGTGCCGATCAAGGCCGTGCTGGGCTTCCTGCTCAGCGTCGCGGCGACCTTCGGCGCCGTGGTCGCGATCTTCCAGTGGGGCTGGTTCGACGCGATCGGGATCGGGGGCGAGGGCCCGGTCATCAGCTTCCTGCCGATCTTCATGATCGGTCTGGTCTTCGGTCTCGCCATGGACTACGAGGTCTTCCTCGTCACCCGCATGCGGGAGGAGTTCGTCCACGGCGCGGCGCCGACCCAGGCCGTCGCGGTCGGGTTCGAGCAGGGTGCCCGGGTGGTCACGGCCGCGGCCGTGATCATGATGAGTGTCTTCTTCGGCTTCATGCTCGCGCCGGACCCGATCCTGCAGTCGTTCGGCTTCGCCCTCGGGTTCGGTGTGCTCGTCGACGCGTTCGTCGTCCGCATGACGCTCGTGCCGGCCGTGCTCTCGCTGCTCGGCCGCTCGGCATGGTGGATCCCGCGCTGGCTCGACCGGGTCCTGCCCGACGTCGACGTCGAGGGGGAGCGGCTGCGCGAGCAGCTCGACGGGCGCGCCCCCGTCGGGATGGTGCCGGTCTCAGACTGGCCGGTGGTCTACGGCACGGTCCGGTCGAGCGACGGCACTCCGCTGCCGGGCGCGATCGTCACGCTCACGGATCTGCGGGGCCGTCAGATCGGTGCCGGTCAGGTCGGAGCGGACGGGTCCTACCTGTGCCGCCTCGAGCCCGGCGCCGACGGCAGCACGGTCGTCGTCATCACCTCGGCTCCCGGCCACCGCACGGGGGTCACCGAGGCGCGCGGTGTCGTCGGACCCACGCGCCGGCACGCGGTGCTCGCCCGGGAGGGTGTCCCCGGACCCGACGGATCAACGAACGGCGTGAACGGCTTTGGCGCCAATGGTCACGGCGCGGCGGCCGGCGGCGTCGGGACCGGCGGGGCCTGGGTTGGCCAGCTGCCCCGGTAG
- a CDS encoding ABC transporter substrate-binding protein gives MTANGPKTGSGSGHERPADRLILRGYAPLAALVVLLLLVTMLVPSRPQKDEELTQFGGETTAGLAPAPGADPVAGSGPVGTAPTVPGPPGTAGNPNAPAVAAGAKGDRAGTAAVAGRTAKTCSGGAKQDANSAYSPPCMVWDGKDNGGATARGVTKDTITIAYRDIGNPLGDSDSELAKTAEQKGIVASPEASERTRAALLEYFNRTYELYGRKVKIVTYKGRGDAIKELGGTGQEGANADALKVAQEIGAFADMTAISQPYLDALVRQKVIAFGGLHLPSTYYRQRAPYAWGQLVDCTALLSSAVDLISKRLPPSGNATRAGSTALRQKPRKFGLVVPDDAVYAQCINEARPKLKAAGVNFAKEIRYSLEIAKLQQEAPNMAAQLKAAGVTTVVLVTDPILPFFLSGSATQQDFWPEWFLTGTVLTDADVAGQFYDQDQWQFTYGQSYLADIRQGQASESYRAYKKIRDDEPTMARDIDYYSLLMLFIGLQMAGPNLTPQSFQRGLFSYPGADGPLGHWSWGPNDYTAIDDAREIYYDRRALSAFNNQPGRYVSPSGTKRYRGSWPTQAPPVPTPPAAAP, from the coding sequence ATGACCGCGAACGGACCGAAGACCGGCTCGGGTTCGGGGCACGAACGCCCCGCCGACCGTCTGATCCTGCGCGGGTACGCGCCCCTCGCAGCCCTCGTGGTCCTCCTGCTGCTGGTGACGATGCTCGTCCCGAGCCGACCGCAGAAGGACGAGGAGCTCACCCAGTTCGGCGGTGAGACGACGGCGGGACTCGCCCCGGCTCCGGGGGCCGACCCGGTCGCCGGCTCCGGCCCGGTGGGCACGGCACCGACCGTGCCGGGGCCGCCGGGCACCGCCGGGAACCCGAACGCCCCCGCCGTCGCCGCCGGGGCGAAGGGTGACCGCGCCGGCACCGCGGCCGTGGCCGGACGGACGGCGAAGACCTGCTCGGGCGGGGCGAAGCAGGACGCCAACTCCGCCTACTCGCCGCCGTGCATGGTCTGGGACGGGAAGGACAACGGGGGCGCCACCGCGCGCGGCGTCACCAAGGACACGATCACGATCGCGTACCGGGACATCGGCAACCCCCTCGGCGACTCGGACTCCGAGCTGGCCAAGACCGCGGAGCAGAAGGGCATCGTCGCGAGCCCGGAGGCGTCCGAGCGCACGCGCGCGGCCCTGCTCGAGTACTTCAACCGCACGTACGAGCTGTACGGCCGCAAGGTGAAGATCGTGACCTACAAAGGCCGCGGCGACGCCATCAAGGAACTCGGCGGAACCGGCCAGGAGGGCGCGAACGCCGACGCTCTGAAGGTGGCTCAGGAGATCGGCGCCTTCGCGGACATGACCGCGATCAGCCAGCCGTACCTGGACGCGCTCGTCCGCCAGAAGGTCATCGCGTTCGGCGGTCTGCACCTGCCGTCGACCTACTACCGGCAGCGCGCGCCGTACGCCTGGGGCCAGCTCGTCGACTGCACCGCCCTGCTCTCCAGCGCGGTGGACCTGATCAGCAAGCGTCTGCCGCCGTCCGGCAACGCGACCCGGGCCGGCAGCACCGCCCTGCGGCAGAAGCCGCGCAAGTTCGGCCTCGTGGTCCCCGACGACGCGGTGTACGCGCAGTGCATCAACGAGGCCCGCCCGAAGCTGAAGGCCGCCGGGGTCAACTTCGCCAAGGAGATCCGGTACTCGCTCGAGATCGCGAAGCTGCAGCAGGAGGCGCCGAACATGGCGGCGCAACTCAAGGCCGCGGGCGTGACCACCGTGGTTCTCGTGACCGACCCGATCCTGCCGTTCTTCCTGTCCGGGTCGGCGACGCAGCAGGACTTCTGGCCGGAGTGGTTCCTCACCGGCACGGTGCTCACCGACGCCGACGTGGCCGGCCAGTTCTACGACCAGGACCAGTGGCAGTTCACCTACGGGCAGAGCTATCTCGCCGACATCAGGCAGGGTCAGGCGTCGGAGTCCTACCGCGCCTACAAGAAGATCCGCGACGACGAGCCCACGATGGCGCGCGACATCGACTACTACTCCCTGCTGATGCTGTTCATCGGGTTGCAGATGGCCGGCCCGAACCTGACGCCGCAGAGCTTCCAGCGGGGTCTGTTCTCCTACCCCGGCGCCGACGGCCCGCTGGGCCACTGGAGCTGGGGTCCGAACGACTACACCGCGATCGACGACGCCCGCGAGATCTACTACGACCGGCGGGCGCTGTCGGCGTTCAACAACCAGCCCGGGCGGTACGTCTCCCCCAGCGGCACGAAGCGCTACCGGGGCAGCTGGCCAACCCAGGCCCCGCCGGTCCCGACGCCGCCGGCCGCCGCGCCGTGA
- a CDS encoding glycosyltransferase → MTTIGLCMIVQDEAPVIERCLTSVRDRIDHWLIVDTGSTDGTPDLIAKILGDIPGRLYQRPFVDFGYNRTEAVQAARVGADYTLLIDADEVLISADEFTWPVLESDIVELAHMAGNQTRRQPVLLSNRRSWHFAGPLFERLVTDAGDSRAFLPNLVVREFKDGNRHTAVTPIERNTLDARVLEAALKDLTPAAGAPEAEDGAPVAADPLALHLRYRLAGCYRDSNRAAKALEAYAQRAALGGDQGEVADSLLQIAHLLQRSGAEADRVVASYLNAWEAMPTRAEPLTDLAGYAREQGRYSLARMMAARALEIPPPADAPYIDETVYRWRSQDEYAVASYWTGNVLESAVASHDLIARGVLPDAELARVEQNLAFARARCEEAGLTVTPEAAAAAIAAARAAVTVPAAAAQSAQPSVQPSAQPPAPAVETTEDRRDQDAADVEEELDDVEAPVVAAGSPPPAGFLGRAGQATGQAAGQAAGQPTGQPAGPSGAEAEARIPVPMAALDDKAHQFRGLIPAPEPERARD, encoded by the coding sequence ATGACCACCATCGGCCTGTGCATGATCGTCCAGGACGAAGCGCCCGTCATCGAGCGGTGCCTGACGTCCGTCCGCGACCGGATCGACCACTGGCTGATCGTCGACACCGGCTCCACCGACGGTACGCCCGACCTGATCGCCAAGATCCTCGGCGACATCCCCGGCCGGCTCTACCAGCGGCCCTTCGTCGACTTCGGCTACAACCGCACCGAGGCGGTTCAGGCTGCCCGGGTCGGCGCGGATTACACCTTGCTGATCGACGCCGACGAGGTTTTGATCAGCGCCGACGAGTTCACCTGGCCCGTGCTCGAGTCCGACATCGTCGAACTCGCCCACATGGCCGGCAACCAGACCCGGCGGCAACCGGTGCTGCTGTCCAACCGGCGGTCCTGGCACTTCGCCGGTCCCCTGTTCGAGCGCCTGGTGACCGATGCCGGGGACTCGCGCGCCTTCCTGCCCAACCTCGTCGTCCGCGAGTTCAAGGACGGCAACCGCCACACCGCGGTCACGCCGATCGAGCGGAACACGCTGGACGCCCGGGTGCTCGAGGCCGCGCTCAAGGACCTGACGCCCGCCGCCGGGGCGCCGGAGGCCGAGGACGGGGCGCCGGTCGCGGCCGACCCGCTCGCGCTGCACCTGCGCTACCGCCTCGCCGGCTGCTACCGCGACAGCAACCGGGCCGCGAAGGCGCTCGAGGCGTACGCCCAGCGCGCCGCCCTCGGGGGCGACCAGGGCGAGGTCGCGGACTCCCTGCTCCAGATCGCGCACCTGCTGCAGCGCTCCGGCGCCGAGGCGGATCGCGTCGTCGCCTCCTACCTGAACGCCTGGGAGGCGATGCCGACCCGCGCGGAGCCGCTGACCGACCTCGCCGGGTACGCCCGCGAGCAGGGCCGCTACTCCCTCGCCCGCATGATGGCGGCGCGCGCGTTGGAGATCCCGCCGCCGGCGGACGCTCCCTACATCGACGAGACCGTCTACCGCTGGCGCAGCCAGGACGAGTACGCCGTCGCCTCCTACTGGACCGGCAACGTGCTCGAGTCCGCCGTCGCCAGCCACGACCTGATCGCCCGGGGTGTGCTCCCGGACGCCGAGCTCGCCCGCGTCGAGCAGAACCTCGCGTTCGCCCGCGCCCGCTGCGAGGAGGCCGGCCTGACCGTCACCCCGGAGGCCGCCGCCGCCGCGATCGCCGCCGCCCGCGCCGCCGTCACCGTGCCGGCCGCGGCCGCCCAGTCGGCCCAGCCGAGTGTCCAGCCGAGTGCCCAGCCGCCGGCTCCCGCGGTGGAGACGACCGAGGACCGTAGGGACCAGGACGCCGCGGACGTCGAGGAGGAACTCGACGACGTCGAGGCCCCGGTCGTGGCTGCGGGCTCCCCGCCTCCGGCCGGGTTCCTCGGCCGCGCGGGCCAGGCGACCGGCCAGGCGGCGGGCCAGGCGGCGGGCCAGCCGACGGGTCAGCCGGCCGGGCCCTCCGGCGCCGAGGCCGAGGCCCGGATCCCGGTCCCGATGGCCGCGCTCGACGACAAGGCCCACCAGTTCCGCGGGCTGATCCCGGCCCCCGAGCCGGAGCGCGCCCGGGACTGA
- the argC gene encoding N-acetyl-gamma-glutamyl-phosphate reductase: protein MGMRTAVAGASGYAGGELLRLLAAHPELDVVVAQADSRAGEPVTAVHPNLVTYAGQTLAPSDPALLEDADVVFLALPHGASAAIAATLRPDQLVVDLGADFRLQDAAAWERFYRLPHAGTWVYGMPELAGQRDLIAGARRIANPGCYPTSVTLALAPLLAAGLVETDDIVVVAASGTSGAGRKAATNLLGSEVMGDLSPYKIGGAHQHTPEITQGLSLAAGTRVSVGFTPLLAPMPRGILATCTAKLKPGVDTAALRAALGKAYTDEPFVHLLDEGQMPHTAATFGANSVHVQAAADPDSGRAVVVSAIDNLGKGAAGQALQNANIALGLPETLGLSAIGVAP from the coding sequence GTGGGTATGCGGACGGCCGTCGCCGGAGCCAGCGGCTACGCGGGCGGCGAGCTGTTGCGCCTGCTCGCGGCCCACCCCGAGCTGGACGTCGTCGTCGCCCAGGCCGACTCGCGCGCAGGGGAGCCGGTGACCGCCGTGCACCCCAACCTGGTGACGTACGCGGGCCAGACGCTCGCCCCCAGCGACCCGGCCCTGCTCGAGGACGCGGACGTCGTCTTTCTCGCGCTCCCGCACGGGGCGTCGGCGGCGATCGCCGCCACGCTGCGGCCCGACCAGCTCGTCGTCGACCTCGGCGCGGACTTCCGCCTTCAGGACGCCGCCGCCTGGGAGCGCTTCTACCGGCTGCCGCACGCCGGAACCTGGGTGTACGGCATGCCCGAGCTCGCGGGGCAGCGGGACCTGATCGCCGGCGCCAGGCGGATCGCGAACCCCGGTTGCTATCCGACCTCGGTCACCCTCGCGCTCGCGCCGCTGCTCGCCGCCGGGCTCGTGGAGACCGACGACATCGTCGTCGTCGCCGCGTCCGGGACGTCGGGCGCGGGCCGGAAAGCCGCAACCAACCTTCTCGGTTCCGAGGTCATGGGCGACCTGTCCCCGTACAAGATCGGCGGCGCGCACCAGCACACGCCGGAGATCACGCAGGGCCTGTCGCTGGCCGCCGGGACCCGGGTGTCGGTCGGGTTCACCCCGCTGCTCGCCCCGATGCCCCGCGGGATCCTCGCCACCTGCACCGCGAAGCTGAAGCCGGGCGTCGACACGGCCGCCCTGCGGGCCGCGCTCGGGAAGGCCTACACCGACGAGCCGTTCGTCCACCTGCTCGACGAGGGTCAGATGCCGCACACGGCCGCAACCTTCGGCGCGAACTCGGTCCACGTGCAGGCGGCCGCCGACCCCGACTCCGGCCGGGCCGTCGTGGTCTCCGCGATCGACAACCTCGGCAAGGGTGCCGCCGGCCAGGCCCTGCAGAACGCGAACATCGCGCTCGGGCTGCCGGAGACGCTCGGTCTGTCGGCGATCGGAGTCGCCCCGTGA
- the argJ gene encoding bifunctional glutamate N-acetyltransferase/amino-acid acetyltransferase ArgJ, whose amino-acid sequence MSVTAPQGFRAAGVTAGLKASGKPDVALVVNDGPSHAVAAVFTSNRVQAAPVVWSRQVVTDGRVDAVILNSGGANACTGPEGFGDTHRTAEHVAEVLGISAGDVAVCSTGLIGERLPMDKLLAGVDAAAGALSADGGPEAAVAIMTTDSVPKNAVATGAGWTVGGMAKGAGMLAPGLATMLVVLTTDADVDPADLDAALRDATRVSFDRVDSDGCMSTNDTVLLLASGASGVRPDPAEFAAAVRTVCLDLALQLLHDAEGAAHDIAIEVVNAATEDEAVEVGRSVARSNLFKCAVFGNDPNWGRILAAVGTTSAAFDPNALDVSFNGVPVCRNGGVGESRDKVDLTGRQVNVVIDLKAGDATATVWTNDLTHDYVHENSAYST is encoded by the coding sequence GTGAGCGTCACCGCCCCGCAGGGGTTCCGGGCCGCGGGCGTCACCGCCGGTCTCAAGGCCTCCGGCAAGCCCGACGTCGCGCTGGTCGTCAACGACGGTCCCTCGCACGCCGTCGCCGCGGTGTTCACCTCCAACCGGGTGCAGGCCGCACCGGTGGTGTGGAGCCGGCAGGTCGTGACCGACGGCCGGGTCGACGCCGTGATCCTCAACTCCGGGGGAGCCAACGCCTGCACCGGGCCCGAGGGCTTCGGCGACACGCACCGGACCGCGGAGCACGTCGCCGAGGTGCTGGGCATCTCGGCGGGGGATGTCGCCGTGTGCTCGACGGGCCTGATCGGCGAGCGACTGCCGATGGACAAGCTGCTCGCGGGCGTCGACGCTGCTGCGGGCGCGCTCAGCGCCGACGGCGGGCCCGAGGCGGCGGTCGCGATCATGACTACCGACTCGGTCCCGAAGAACGCGGTCGCGACCGGCGCCGGCTGGACGGTCGGCGGCATGGCGAAGGGCGCGGGCATGCTCGCGCCGGGGCTCGCGACGATGCTCGTCGTCCTGACCACCGACGCCGACGTCGACCCGGCCGACCTCGACGCGGCCCTGCGGGACGCGACACGCGTCAGCTTCGACCGCGTCGACTCCGACGGCTGCATGTCGACCAACGACACCGTGCTCCTGCTGGCCTCGGGCGCCTCCGGCGTCCGGCCGGACCCGGCCGAGTTCGCCGCCGCCGTGCGGACGGTCTGCCTGGACCTGGCGCTCCAGCTGCTGCACGACGCCGAGGGCGCGGCGCACGACATCGCGATCGAGGTCGTGAACGCCGCCACCGAGGACGAGGCCGTGGAGGTGGGGCGCTCGGTGGCGCGCAGCAACCTGTTCAAGTGCGCGGTGTTCGGCAACGACCCGAACTGGGGCCGCATCCTCGCCGCCGTCGGCACGACCTCGGCCGCGTTCGACCCGAACGCCCTCGACGTCTCCTTCAACGGCGTCCCGGTCTGCCGCAACGGCGGGGTGGGGGAGTCCCGGGACAAGGTCGACCTGACCGGGCGTCAGGTCAACGTGGTGATCGACCTGAAGGCCGGCGACGCCACCGCCACCGTCTGGACCAACGACCTCACGCACGACTACGTGCATGAGAACAGCGCCTACTCGACCTGA
- the argB gene encoding acetylglutamate kinase, translating into MSRLDTAQERAAVLVQALPWLGRFRGRTVVIKFGGNAMTDAALMDAFAEDVVFLRLAGIEPVIVHGGGPQISAALDRFGIESHFAGGLRVTTPEAMQVVRMVLVGQVQRDIVGRLNSHGSYAVGLSGEDARLFTATRRGALVDGEEVDLGQVGEVTEVDPGVVEGLLADGRIPVVSSVARGHDGELYNVNADTAAAALAVALGAEKLVMLTDVEGLYATWPDDDEVISSLTADELAAMLPSLSSGMIPKMEACLHAVRGGVPAAHVLDGRVEHSVLLELVTDEGIGTMVVPGAKAGGES; encoded by the coding sequence ATGAGCAGACTCGACACCGCGCAGGAGCGCGCCGCCGTCCTCGTCCAGGCCCTCCCGTGGCTGGGCCGCTTCCGCGGCCGCACCGTCGTCATCAAGTTCGGCGGCAACGCGATGACCGATGCGGCCCTGATGGACGCCTTCGCCGAGGACGTCGTCTTCCTGCGCCTGGCCGGGATCGAGCCGGTCATCGTGCACGGCGGCGGTCCGCAGATCTCCGCGGCGCTCGACCGGTTCGGCATCGAGTCCCACTTCGCCGGTGGGCTCCGGGTCACCACGCCCGAGGCGATGCAGGTCGTGCGGATGGTGCTGGTCGGCCAGGTCCAGCGCGACATCGTGGGCCGGCTCAACTCGCACGGCTCCTACGCCGTCGGGCTCTCCGGCGAGGACGCCCGGCTGTTCACCGCCACCCGCCGCGGTGCGCTGGTCGACGGCGAGGAGGTCGACCTGGGTCAGGTCGGCGAGGTCACCGAGGTCGACCCCGGCGTCGTCGAGGGCCTGCTGGCCGACGGCCGGATCCCGGTCGTCTCCAGCGTCGCCCGGGGGCACGACGGCGAGCTCTACAACGTCAACGCCGACACCGCGGCCGCCGCGCTCGCGGTCGCGCTCGGTGCCGAGAAGCTCGTCATGCTCACCGACGTCGAGGGCCTGTACGCGACCTGGCCGGACGACGACGAGGTGATCTCCTCACTGACCGCCGACGAGCTCGCCGCGATGCTGCCGTCGCTGAGCTCGGGGATGATCCCGAAGATGGAGGCGTGCCTGCACGCCGTGCGCGGGGGCGTGCCCGCGGCGCACGTCCTCGACGGGCGGGTGGAGCACTCGGTGCTGCTCGAGCTCGTCACCGACGAGGGCATCGGCACGATGGTCGTGCCGGGGGCGAAGGCGGGAGGCGAGTCATGA
- a CDS encoding acetylornithine transaminase — protein MTGPHTSALQSRWDAALMPNYGTPPVALKVGRGAEVWDVDDKRYLDLLGGIAVTSLGHGHPELVKAVSRQVAALAHTSNLYLHEPAIALAERLLDLLGVAGTDSRVFLCNSGTEANEAALKLVRRHAPTRTKIVAAENSFHGRSLGALSITGKASIREPFAPYGWHTVFVPYGDADALRAAVDSDTAAVFLEPTLGEGGVVPPPAGYLAVAREVCDATGAVFVLDEIQSAIGRTGAWFAHQHEGVRPDVLTLAKGLGGGLPIGACVGLGSFGGTFQRGDHGSTFGGNPVACAAALTVLQVIETDGLLDHVVKVGGQLADGIAAIDHPLLAKVEGRGLWLGIVLTADVSAKVEVAAREAGFLINAVQPGRIRLAPPLVLTAEQVQEFVSALPAILDAANTQSRGIA, from the coding sequence ATGACGGGTCCTCACACGAGCGCCCTGCAGTCGCGGTGGGACGCCGCGCTGATGCCGAACTACGGCACCCCGCCGGTCGCCCTCAAGGTCGGCCGCGGCGCCGAGGTCTGGGACGTCGACGACAAGCGCTACCTCGACCTGCTCGGCGGCATCGCCGTGACCTCGCTCGGCCACGGCCACCCTGAGCTGGTGAAGGCCGTCAGCCGCCAGGTGGCGGCCCTGGCCCACACCTCCAACCTGTACCTGCACGAGCCGGCGATCGCGCTGGCCGAGCGGTTGCTCGACCTGCTCGGGGTCGCAGGCACGGACTCCCGCGTCTTTCTCTGCAACAGCGGCACCGAGGCCAACGAGGCGGCGCTGAAGCTGGTGCGCCGGCACGCCCCGACACGGACCAAGATCGTCGCCGCCGAGAACTCGTTCCACGGCCGGTCGCTCGGCGCGCTCTCCATCACCGGCAAGGCGTCGATCCGCGAGCCGTTCGCGCCGTACGGCTGGCACACGGTGTTCGTGCCCTACGGCGACGCGGACGCTCTGCGCGCCGCCGTCGACTCCGACACCGCGGCCGTGTTCCTCGAGCCCACCCTCGGCGAGGGCGGTGTCGTTCCGCCGCCGGCCGGTTACCTCGCCGTCGCGCGCGAGGTCTGCGACGCGACCGGCGCCGTCTTCGTGCTCGACGAGATCCAGTCCGCGATCGGGCGCACCGGCGCGTGGTTCGCCCACCAGCACGAGGGCGTGCGGCCCGACGTCCTGACCCTGGCGAAGGGCCTCGGCGGTGGGCTGCCGATCGGGGCCTGCGTGGGTCTCGGATCGTTCGGCGGCACCTTCCAGCGCGGCGACCACGGCTCCACGTTCGGCGGAAACCCCGTCGCCTGTGCGGCGGCGCTGACGGTGCTGCAGGTCATCGAGACGGACGGGTTGCTCGACCACGTCGTGAAGGTCGGCGGCCAGCTCGCCGACGGCATCGCGGCGATCGACCACCCGCTGCTCGCCAAGGTCGAGGGCCGTGGGCTGTGGCTCGGCATCGTCCTCACCGCCGACGTCTCGGCGAAGGTGGAGGTCGCGGCCCGGGAGGCCGGCTTCCTCATCAACGCCGTGCAGCCGGGCCGGATCCGCCTCGCCCCGCCGCTCGTCCTGACCGCTGAGCAGGTTCAGGAGTTCGTCTCGGCCCTGCCCGCGATCCTCGATGCCGCGAACACGCAGTCGAGAGGCATCGCATGA